A genome region from Vanessa cardui chromosome 24, ilVanCard2.1, whole genome shotgun sequence includes the following:
- the LOC124540200 gene encoding uncharacterized protein LOC124540200 → MSRYLLTILIICSIFGISVSQSLNTFLDIEKILHSIHAQDALENKDLEVGKLHHNRPSHHRHGHKTNNPNLMNIQTMNLYVKPRAQRYNLDNILRTETDKICKATGRCGCTGTRCGDKNTEDEVANEVDQFVNELNEQLGRKEFKTNERDNDDSYDLELDKRLRCDGDRCGYERISVDYDSRPDNNDIDIVIFNNHRPSKEESEFVDLTRNSLLLDLDDAPKKQESYILQLKQNAKATDLQSSESDPTPDEFVSHYQTVKNDVIEQLRHYIQNNAPIPLKHLHEKQKQLLRNLKMKYKKGRVTEDKLTSEIVRIVFGDQSETRIYPHIENNDNIYIPRWHYNSLLQFRRDLKRSQKRILPLTTQQRGRLLNKQTKTIPKLAWRKSLNEKIKRFGVPFNLEVHGLGQINS, encoded by the coding sequence ATGTCTCGATATTTATTAACGATTCTAATAATATGTAGCATTTTCGGCATAAGTGTATCTCAAAGCTTAAATACTTTTCTAgacatagaaaaaatattacatagtattcATGCGCAAGATGCACTAGAAAACAAGGACTTGGAGGTCGGTAAATTACATCATAATAGACCAAGTCATCACAGACATggacacaaaacaaataatCCCAATCTTATGAACATACAGACAATGAATCTATATGTAAAGCCCCGTGCGCAGAGATACAACCTGGACAATATTTTAAGAACGGAGACTGACAAAATATGTAAAGCAACTGGTAGGTGTGGATGCACTGGGACTAGATGTGGTGACAAGAACACAGAAGATGAAGTAGCAAATGAAGTTGATCAATTTGTCAATGAGCTTAATGAGCAATTAGGGAGAAAGGAATTTAAAACGAACGAAAGAGACAACGATGATTCTTATGATCTAGAATTAGACAAAAGATTACGTTGCGATGGAGACAGGTGCGGTTACGAAAGGATCAGTGTTGATTACGATAGTAGACCAGATAATAATGATATCgacattgtaatatttaataatcacaGACCAAGTAAGGAGGAAAGCGAATTTGTAGATCTTACAAGGAATAGTTTACTCCTCGATTTAGATGATGCGCCTAAAAAACAAGaatcttatattttacaattaaaacaaaatgcaaAAGCAACTGATCTTCAATCGTCGGAAAGCGATCCTACTCCAGATGAATTTGTAAGTCACTACCAAACTGTTAAAAATGACGTGATCGAACAACTCAGGcattacatacaaaacaatGCACCGATTCCATTGAAACATCTACATGAAAAACAGAAACAACTacttagaaatttaaaaatgaaatataagaaAGGTCGAGTGACTGAAGATAAACTGACATCTGAAATAGTTCGGATTGTTTTCGGAGACCAAAGCGAAACAAGAATTTACCCCCACATTGAAAAcaatgacaatatttatattcccAGGTGGCATTATAACAGCCTCTTACAGTTTAGGAGAGACTTAAAGAGGAGTCAAAAGAGAATTTTACCATTAACTACTCAGCAAAGAGGTAGATtgttaaacaaacaaacaaaaactattCCAAAACTGGCATGGCGTAAAAGtctaaatgaaaaaattaaaagatttggGGTACCTTTCAATCTAGAAGTTCATGGCTTAGGtcaaataaattcttaa
- the LOC124540041 gene encoding kxDL motif-containing protein CG10681 translates to MAMANDTPESDFSIECFQNYSAPEVFVQGLAGMVDQTDVEMIIRAQKTMLQRFEKTTEMLTNCNQLSASRLRAASVEFKKHTQLLLDMKKDLEFIFKKIRAIKTKLSTQYPDAYKVAMAAAVEHKKPIEEEEDFKAETKIESKMVATVSTETLKPASVDEKKSKKKSSKPDIDINCNEGEGSRTTRKVKSSSSSETESASSGDEESTDTG, encoded by the exons atggcaaTGGCTAACGATACCCCTGAAAGCGATTTTTCAATCGAATGCTTCCAAAACTATTCAGCTCCGGAGGTTTTCGTTCAAGGTTTGGCTGGAATGGTCGATCAAACTGATGTTGAAATGATAATACGTGCGCAAAAAACGAT gCTACAACGATTTGAGAAAACAACTGAAATGCTAACAAACTGCAATCAATTGTCGGCCAGCCGCCTTCGAGCTGCTTCAGTAGAGTTCAAGAAACACACTCAACTACTTCTAGACATGAAGAAGGATttggaatttatatttaaaaagataagaGCTATCAAAACTAAGCTAag CACACAGTATCCTGATGCCTACAAAGTTGCAATGGCAGCCGCAGTAGAACATAAAAAACCAATAGAAGAAGAGGAAGATTTCAAGGCGGAAACTAAAATCGAATCCAAAATGGTTGCAACGGTTTCAACGGAAACATTAAAACCAGCAAGTGTAGACGAGAAGAAATCTAAGAAAAAATCATCTAAACCAGATATAGATATCAACTGCAATGAGGGAGAAGGTTCTAGAACAACGAGAAAGGTCAAAAGTAGTAGTTCTTCTGAAACGGAGAGTGCCAGTTCAGGGGACGAGGAGAGCACAGATACtggttga
- the LOC124540309 gene encoding uncharacterized protein LOC124540309 yields MKYFIVLFFVTPSLCQYGLRPDVTFGERNDRFDVANLLRHQKNSYKDIMLDAQSEEEYRRRGINKHKDIEAHQRHVNKGKHDPDTPKSKSWVDLLNTRKGRKSIRKKIVKNIEDHVNQLANTIITKMRSMRRYDDDFAYHDNMNSGGGDVDDYNANLKNFDDSFKDLRDHNDEHGVSARRLQHIVDELHGSKQGRRMISDPEQEILLHYAFPLDVKIEGFLQRP; encoded by the exons ATG aaatattttatcgttCTCTTCTTCGTCACTCCGTCACTCTGTCAATACGGTCTGAGACCAGATGTTACCTTTGGCGAGCGAAATGACAGATTTGACGTTGCGAACCTCCTTCGACATCAGAAGAACTCCTACAAAGATATCATGCTTGATGCTCAATCTGAAGAAGAATATAGAAGACGAgggataaataaacataaagacATTGAAGCTCATCAAAGACATgtaaataaaggaaaacatgACCCAGATACTCCTAAATCCAAGTCCTGGGTAGATCTTCTTAACACGAGAAAGGGAAGGAAAAGTATAAGAAAGAAGATCGTAAAGAACATTGAAGACCACGTAAATCAACTGGCGAATACAATTATAACGAAAATGAGATCGATGAGAAGATATGACGATGATTTCGCTTATCATGACAACATGAACAGCGGAGGTGGAGATGTGGACGATTATAATGCTAATCTAAAGAATTTTGATGATAGCTTTAAGGATTTAAGGGACCATAATGATGAGCATGGCGTATCTGCTAGAAGACTGCAGCATATAGTTGATGAATTGCATGGGTCGAAACAAGGTCGTCGTATGATATCTGATCCAGAGCAGGAAATACTGTTACACTATGCCTTCCCCTTAGATGTGAAAATTGAAGGTTTTTTGCAGAGACCTTAA